Sequence from the Aspergillus nidulans FGSC A4 chromosome III genome:
ACGTCAATCAGCCCGTCTAGCTACACAAAAAGCTTCCGCCGAATCTCGCACAACCCCCCCGCCTTCGTTTCCAATTTCCAAAGGACGGGGAACATCGCGGAGCacaaagaagcagaagacaacCGAAACAGAATCCCTCTCACCACCGGGGTCACCAATGAGTCCTCGGAAGACGATGTTGGGCCGGAGAGTTGCAACACAAATTGACGACGAAGATCCGTTTAACGACGCCAAACTTGCTCACTCTCACCGCTCACGCCTTTTCAGGACGACAATGACCGAAGGAATGCTTCCCACCCCAGCCAAGACGCCACGGAAAAAGCCTGTTGATAATGCTGGCTCAACCGCACGTGTTCTGTTCCCTCAACCTGgtcagaagaaaaagaagaagcagacagGCTTTTCCTTGGACAGTTTCAGCGACGATCCTTCGCAGGGCGATTCGATCCAGATCTACACAGATTCCCGTGATCGAATTCCTGAAGTtgacgagagcgaggagaaTCCATTTTATCAAAAGCCTTCCACCAACACAAAACCTCGGCCATCTAGGCCAATGACTAGGAGCCGCGACAAGGAAGTCAATGAGGCTCTGAAGCGCGAGGATGGCATGGTCTACGTCTTGTAAGTGTTTCAAACTTCCAACAATTTGCTTACGTTTCTAACGAATCTTCAGTCGAGGCAAAAAGATGTTCCGGAAGTTTAGCGATGATGTTTTCGGcagtgacgatgaggacgatgacgacgactTAGGGTTACTGGCTTCCCGTCCAGATCTGCTAGATTCTGGGATTCTAGAGAATGCCCGTCCCCTAACTCGGTCATCGATCAAACCGCGGGTGCTTTTCCCTAGCGCCCGTGAGCATGTTGCGGGGGAAAAtaatgaagaggaagaagccgccACGGATATCGAAGACCAATTCCTCGACCACACTGAAGCTGCTGACGACCTGGACCTTATCGCCAACGTCCACCCGGAACAACGCCTAGACACTCCACCTCCAAAATCTGATGTTTCAACGCCTCCATCACCCGGTGTTTCAGTACGATCTCTACGTTCAAGATCCAAGCGAGAGCTGGGAGCTCGACAGACCCCAACTGCATCGGATCCCACGAAAAAACCCAGTCCATTCGACGGCTGGCTCCGAAAGAAGCAAACGCCTCCGGTCATAGCCGCAAAAACCAAGAAGCGAGATGCAGAATCTGCCGGAGGCCCAGCCCCCAAGAAGACCCGAGGCAATCGAGCTATTATCTCTCCATCGTGATCTGACATCTATCGATTGATTTGATAGAGTTAGTTCTGGAAAGGTTCCATGTCTTTTTCGTGATACCATTGTCGGAGTTTCGGGGGTTACAACTCTTCTCTTTATTCTCCTTTACCTATCTTTACTGTTGTCGACAAACGCGGTTCATTAATGCGTCACCCCTCCTGCTTTTGTGTTTATCCGGTTGT
This genomic interval carries:
- a CDS encoding uncharacterized protein (transcript_id=CADANIAT00005436) gives rise to the protein MATTPPPASFLRIPPTPRHGNGYDQYEPYSTRQSARLATQKASAESRTTPPPSFPISKGRGTSRSTKKQKTTETESLSPPGSPMSPRKTMLGRRVATQIDDEDPFNDAKLAHSHRSRLFRTTMTEGMLPTPAKTPRKKPVDNAGSTARVLFPQPGQKKKKKQTGFSLDSFSDDPSQGDSIQIYTDSRDRIPEVDESEENPFYQKPSTNTKPRPSRPMTRSRDKEVNEALKREDGMVYVFRGKKMFRKFSDDVFGSDDEDDDDDLGLLASRPDLLDSGILENARPLTRSSIKPRVLFPSAREHVAGENNEEEEAATDIEDQFLDHTEAADDLDLIANVHPEQRLDTPPPKSDVSTPPSPGVSVRSLRSRSKRELGARQTPTASDPTKKPSPFDGWLRKKQTPPVIAAKTKKRDAESAGGPAPKKTRGNRAIISPS